Proteins found in one Serinicoccus marinus DSM 15273 genomic segment:
- the pstA gene encoding phosphate ABC transporter permease PstA encodes MSTQTQTPSPQRSDHRPTQQEAVSGIVPSPVRPAGRRPAMIIAAGAVVLALLLWQLLDLHVAAALLLSFLAYLGAIYATYRQLGGTRVAVDHLVRSLVYFAFVCAIVPLVSVLWTVIAQGAGRAFDFAFLNQTMNGVTGLNDQQYADGSADFVGGAYHAIMGTLLITGLATLISVPIGMFTAIYLVEYGGRNQLSRGIRFLVDVMTGIPSIVAGLFAFALFTQIFGIRDAKMGLAGAVALSVLMIPTVVRNSEEMLRIVPNELREAALALGVPKWRVIAKVVLPTAASGLASGVTLAIARVIGETAPLLVAIGYARGLNWNAFDGPMNTLAVYAYFMFTKPLSPAVREPSLERAWAAALLVLIVIALNLLARLIATMFAPKTGR; translated from the coding sequence ATGAGCACGCAGACCCAGACCCCGTCACCGCAGCGCAGCGACCATCGGCCCACCCAGCAGGAGGCCGTGAGCGGCATCGTCCCCTCGCCGGTGCGGCCGGCGGGCCGCCGCCCGGCGATGATCATCGCCGCCGGCGCCGTCGTCCTCGCCCTCCTGCTGTGGCAGCTGCTCGACCTGCACGTGGCCGCGGCGCTGCTGCTGTCGTTCCTGGCCTACCTGGGCGCGATCTACGCCACCTACCGTCAGCTCGGCGGCACCCGGGTGGCCGTCGACCACCTGGTGCGCTCGCTGGTCTACTTCGCCTTCGTCTGCGCCATCGTGCCGCTGGTCTCGGTGCTCTGGACGGTCATCGCCCAGGGGGCCGGCCGGGCCTTCGACTTCGCCTTCCTCAACCAGACGATGAACGGCGTCACCGGGCTCAACGACCAGCAGTACGCCGACGGCTCGGCGGACTTCGTCGGCGGCGCCTACCACGCGATCATGGGCACGCTCCTCATCACCGGGCTGGCGACGCTCATCTCGGTCCCGATCGGGATGTTCACCGCGATCTACCTGGTGGAGTACGGCGGCCGCAACCAGCTCAGCCGCGGGATCCGCTTCCTCGTCGACGTGATGACCGGCATACCCTCCATCGTCGCCGGGCTCTTCGCCTTCGCGCTGTTCACCCAGATCTTCGGGATCCGCGACGCCAAGATGGGGCTCGCGGGTGCGGTCGCCCTGTCGGTGCTGATGATCCCGACCGTGGTGCGCAACAGCGAGGAGATGCTGCGGATCGTGCCCAACGAGCTGCGCGAGGCGGCACTGGCGCTCGGGGTGCCGAAGTGGCGGGTCATCGCCAAGGTCGTGCTGCCCACCGCCGCCTCCGGCCTGGCCTCGGGGGTCACGCTGGCCATCGCCCGGGTCATCGGCGAGACCGCGCCGCTGCTCGTCGCGATCGGGTATGCCCGCGGCCTGAACTGGAACGCCTTCGACGGACCGATGAACACGCTCGCGGTCTACGCCTACTTCATGTTCACCAAGCCGCTCAGCCCCGCCGTGCGGGAGCCGAGCCTGGAGCGCGCCTGGGCCGCCGCGCTGCTGGTGCTCATCGTCATCGCCCTCAACCTGCTCGCCCGGCTCATCGCCACGATGTTCGCGCCGAAGACCGGCCGCTGA
- a CDS encoding O-acetyl-ADP-ribose deacetylase, translated as MDISAQLGDITQVDVDAVVNAANSTLMGGGGVDGAIHAAAGPELLEECRRVRAARWHDGLPVGEAVATGAGRLPARWVIHTVGPNRHRGQTDPELLASCFRRSLQVAQEVGATSVAFPAISAGVYGWDPGQVAQIAVATVRHTGESVPGVEEVRFVLFGEDVLARFEQALA; from the coding sequence ATGGACATCTCGGCACAGCTCGGCGACATCACCCAGGTCGACGTGGACGCGGTGGTCAACGCGGCCAACTCCACCCTCATGGGCGGGGGCGGTGTCGACGGGGCGATCCACGCCGCCGCCGGGCCGGAGCTGCTCGAGGAGTGCCGTCGGGTGCGGGCCGCGCGCTGGCACGACGGGCTACCCGTCGGCGAGGCGGTCGCGACCGGGGCCGGGCGCCTGCCCGCGCGATGGGTCATCCACACGGTCGGCCCGAACCGGCACCGGGGACAGACCGACCCCGAGCTGCTCGCGTCGTGCTTCCGGCGCAGCCTCCAGGTGGCCCAGGAGGTCGGGGCCACCTCGGTGGCCTTCCCCGCGATCAGCGCCGGGGTCTACGGCTGGGACCCGGGGCAGGTGGCGCAGATCGCGGTGGCGACGGTGCGGCATACCGGGGAATCGGTGCCGGGGGTCGAGGAGGTGCGCTTCGTGCTCTTCGGCGAGGACGTGCTGGCCCGCTTCGAGCAGGCGCTGGCGTGA
- a CDS encoding LppX_LprAFG lipoprotein yields the protein MRSLGARHTPGSRMLGVMGLAVLVALAGCSDDDGEDSATSSAPPPTAQDRLEQAHGVLTDAGSVHLTMAGADLPEEESSYIISADGSGTMDPPAFDGTITAVVAGVQADIPTVALDGQLFVKLPYVPAHVNTDPEELGVPDPATLFDRESGLVSLLTQTDDPQFGERSRAGAEVVQQVVGTLPGEIVTDLLYAGDAESSFDVTYGLVEESWQVRSVEITGPFYPPTTSTYTVTLDQYGEPVTVTEP from the coding sequence ATGAGGTCTCTCGGCGCACGGCATACCCCCGGCTCGAGGATGCTCGGGGTGATGGGCCTCGCCGTCCTCGTCGCGCTCGCGGGGTGCTCGGACGACGACGGCGAGGACAGCGCGACCAGCTCGGCGCCGCCCCCGACGGCGCAGGACCGGCTGGAGCAGGCGCACGGGGTCCTCACCGACGCCGGCTCGGTCCACCTGACCATGGCCGGCGCCGACCTGCCCGAGGAGGAGAGCTCCTACATCATCAGCGCCGACGGCAGCGGCACGATGGACCCGCCCGCCTTCGACGGCACGATCACCGCGGTCGTGGCCGGGGTCCAGGCCGACATCCCGACCGTCGCGCTGGACGGCCAGCTCTTCGTGAAGCTGCCCTACGTGCCCGCGCACGTCAACACCGACCCGGAGGAGCTGGGGGTGCCCGACCCGGCCACGCTCTTCGACCGGGAGAGCGGCCTGGTGTCGCTGCTCACCCAGACCGACGACCCTCAGTTCGGCGAGCGCTCCCGGGCCGGGGCCGAGGTGGTGCAGCAGGTCGTGGGCACGCTGCCCGGCGAGATCGTCACCGACCTGCTCTACGCCGGGGACGCCGAGTCCTCCTTCGACGTCACCTACGGGTTGGTGGAGGAGTCCTGGCAGGTCCGCAGCGTCGAGATCACCGGTCCGTTCTACCCCCCGACGACCTCGACCTACACCGTGACCCTCGACCAGTACGGCGAGCCGGTCACGGTCACCGAGCCCTAG
- a CDS encoding GNAT family N-acetyltransferase encodes MSACRAGPATTTGSCGRWSTGPAAGLHRVGLEVYAFNPRTRRVYEKVGFVLEGTQREALRYADGWVDCHVMGLLASDWAARPDRGPTSP; translated from the coding sequence GTGAGCGCCTGCCGGGCTGGGCCCGCGACGACGACCGGCTCGTGTGGGCGGTGGTCGACCGGGCCGGCGGCGGGGCTGCACCGGGTCGGGCTGGAGGTCTACGCCTTCAACCCGCGGACACGGCGGGTCTACGAGAAGGTCGGCTTCGTGCTCGAGGGCACCCAGCGGGAGGCGTTGCGGTATGCCGACGGCTGGGTCGACTGCCACGTCATGGGGCTGCTCGCGAGCGACTGGGCCGCTCGCCCCGATCGAGGACCGACGTCGCCCTAG
- the pstS gene encoding phosphate ABC transporter substrate-binding protein PstS, producing MKLHRFGPTVAIAMAASLTLAACGDDAPTTSSNEGSDEGSDAGSEESGEEGGETLSGDVLGSGASSQEAAMTAWIAGYQGTQPEVTVQYNSVGSGAGRENLIAGASDFIGSDAYLDEEEREAVTDTCGEGGAMHVPVYISPVAVAYNLPGVDGLQLSPDTLAQIMNQDITTWDDAAIAEDNPDAELPDTEITVVHRSDDSGTTENFMEYLTAAAPDSWPHEPSDAWPVPAEAAAQNTGVIQVINDNEGTIGYADASVVTGQSAAIGVGEEFVTFSPEAAANVVDASEPADTGVEGDMALELARDTTESGTYPIVLVSYHIACTSYDDPERANLVKDFLSYVVSEEGQQAASDAAGSAPISEDTRTSALELIDTIQGG from the coding sequence GTGAAGCTCCACCGCTTTGGTCCGACCGTCGCGATCGCGATGGCGGCCTCGCTCACCCTCGCCGCCTGCGGCGACGACGCGCCCACCACCTCCAGCAACGAGGGGTCCGACGAGGGCTCCGACGCCGGCTCCGAGGAGTCCGGCGAGGAGGGCGGCGAGACCCTCTCCGGCGACGTGCTCGGCTCGGGCGCGTCCTCCCAGGAAGCGGCCATGACCGCCTGGATCGCCGGCTACCAGGGCACCCAGCCCGAGGTGACGGTGCAGTACAACTCCGTGGGCTCCGGCGCCGGCCGGGAGAACCTCATCGCCGGTGCCTCCGACTTCATCGGCTCCGACGCCTACCTGGACGAGGAGGAGCGCGAGGCGGTGACCGACACCTGCGGTGAGGGCGGCGCCATGCACGTCCCGGTCTACATCTCCCCGGTCGCGGTCGCCTACAACCTGCCCGGCGTCGACGGCCTGCAGCTCTCGCCCGACACCCTGGCGCAGATCATGAACCAGGACATCACGACCTGGGACGACGCGGCCATCGCCGAGGACAACCCGGACGCCGAGCTCCCGGACACCGAGATCACCGTGGTCCACCGCTCCGACGACTCGGGCACCACCGAGAACTTCATGGAGTACCTCACCGCCGCCGCCCCCGACTCCTGGCCGCACGAGCCCAGCGACGCCTGGCCGGTCCCGGCCGAGGCCGCCGCGCAGAACACCGGCGTCATCCAGGTCATCAACGACAACGAGGGCACGATCGGGTATGCCGACGCCTCGGTCGTCACCGGCCAGTCCGCCGCCATCGGCGTGGGCGAGGAGTTCGTCACCTTCTCCCCGGAGGCCGCGGCCAACGTCGTCGACGCCTCCGAGCCGGCCGACACCGGCGTCGAGGGCGACATGGCGCTGGAGCTGGCCCGCGACACCACCGAGTCGGGCACCTACCCGATCGTCCTCGTGAGTTACCACATCGCCTGCACCTCCTACGACGACCCGGAGCGGGCCAACCTCGTCAAGGACTTCCTGTCCTACGTCGTCTCCGAGGAGGGCCAGCAGGCCGCCTCCGACGCCGCCGGGTCCGCCCCGATCTCCGAGGACACCCGCACCAGCGCGCTGGAGCTCATCGACACGATCCAGGGCGGCTGA
- the clpB gene encoding ATP-dependent chaperone ClpB, with amino-acid sequence MDLNLTTKAQEALSTAVRDAAAAGHAQVEPAHLLSALTHQGDTTTGPLLEASGSSPDTARQAAQAALAGLPTASGSSMGNPGLSRAMHAVVKGAQDAMSAMGDSFVSTDHLLLALARSGAFPALDAEAIAERIPALRGGKPVDSAEPEATFDALGKYGTDLTALAREGRLDPVIGRDSEIRRVVQVLSRRTKNNPVLIGDPGVGKTAVVEGLAQRIVAGDVPESLRDKTLIALDLGAMVAGAKYRGEFEERLKAVLAEITGSDGQVITFIDELHTVVGAGASGDSSMDAGNMLKPLLARGELRMVGATTLDEYRENIEKDPALERRFQQVFVGEPSVEDTVAILRGLKERYEAHHKVAIEDSALVAAADLSDRYISGRQLPDKAIDLVDEAASRLRMEIDSSPVEIDQLQRQVDRLTMEEMHLAREDDEASQARLAKLRADLADRREELAALTARWESEKGGLNRVGELKARLDDLRTQAERLQRQGDYEGASRLLYGEIPAAETELVAAQEEESALSTDTEVAPMVKDEVGADDIADVISAWTGIPAGRLLEGETEKLLRMEDVIGQRLIGQRLAVRTVSDAVRRARAGISDPDRPTGSFLFLGPTGVGKTELAKSLADFLFDDERAMVRIDMSEYAERHAVARLIGAPPGYVGYDEGGQLTEAVRRRPYSVVLLDEVEKAHPETFDILLQVLDDGRLTDGQGRTVDFRNVILVMTSNLGSQFLIDPTTDEATKREQVMSAVRATFKPEFLNRLDEVVIFDPLSQDELATIVGLQVAELSRRLEGRRISLEVTDAASRWLAERGFDPAYGARPLRRLVQTQIGDRLARALLAGDVRDGATVVVDVDPDGGDLVLR; translated from the coding sequence ATGGATCTCAACCTCACCACCAAGGCCCAGGAGGCCCTGTCGACCGCAGTGCGCGACGCCGCCGCGGCCGGCCACGCGCAGGTCGAGCCGGCGCACCTGCTGTCCGCGCTGACCCACCAGGGAGACACCACGACCGGGCCGCTGCTCGAGGCGAGCGGCTCCAGCCCGGACACCGCACGCCAGGCGGCCCAGGCCGCCCTCGCCGGGCTGCCGACCGCGAGCGGGTCCAGCATGGGCAACCCCGGCCTGTCCCGCGCCATGCACGCCGTCGTCAAGGGCGCGCAGGACGCCATGTCGGCGATGGGGGACTCTTTCGTCTCCACCGACCACCTGCTCCTCGCGCTCGCCCGCTCCGGGGCCTTCCCGGCCCTGGACGCCGAGGCCATCGCGGAGCGGATCCCGGCGCTGCGCGGCGGCAAGCCGGTCGACTCCGCCGAGCCGGAGGCGACCTTCGACGCCCTGGGTAAGTACGGCACCGACCTCACCGCGCTGGCCCGCGAGGGCAGGCTGGACCCGGTCATCGGCCGTGACTCCGAGATCCGCCGGGTCGTCCAGGTGCTGTCCCGCCGCACGAAGAACAACCCGGTCCTCATCGGAGACCCCGGCGTCGGCAAGACCGCCGTCGTCGAGGGCCTGGCCCAGCGCATCGTCGCCGGCGACGTGCCGGAGTCGCTGCGCGACAAGACCCTGATCGCCCTCGACCTCGGCGCGATGGTCGCGGGCGCGAAGTACCGCGGCGAGTTCGAGGAGCGGCTCAAGGCGGTCCTCGCCGAGATCACCGGCAGCGACGGCCAGGTCATCACCTTCATCGACGAGCTGCACACCGTCGTCGGCGCCGGAGCCAGCGGCGACTCCTCGATGGACGCCGGCAACATGCTCAAGCCGCTGCTCGCCCGGGGCGAGCTGCGCATGGTCGGCGCGACGACCCTGGACGAGTACCGCGAGAACATCGAGAAGGACCCCGCGCTGGAGCGCCGCTTCCAGCAGGTCTTCGTCGGCGAGCCCAGCGTCGAGGACACCGTGGCGATCCTGCGCGGCCTCAAGGAGCGCTACGAGGCGCACCACAAGGTCGCGATCGAGGACTCCGCGCTCGTCGCCGCCGCCGACCTCTCCGACCGCTACATCAGCGGCCGCCAGCTGCCGGACAAGGCCATCGACCTCGTCGACGAGGCCGCCAGCCGGCTGCGCATGGAGATCGACTCCTCCCCGGTCGAGATCGACCAGCTGCAGCGGCAGGTCGACCGGCTGACGATGGAGGAGATGCACCTTGCCCGCGAGGACGACGAGGCCTCGCAGGCCCGGCTGGCCAAGCTGCGCGCCGACCTCGCCGACCGCCGCGAGGAGCTGGCCGCGCTCACCGCGCGCTGGGAGTCGGAGAAGGGCGGGCTCAACCGGGTCGGTGAGCTCAAGGCGCGGCTCGACGACCTGCGCACCCAGGCCGAGCGGCTGCAGCGGCAGGGCGACTACGAAGGCGCCTCCCGGCTGCTCTACGGCGAGATCCCCGCGGCCGAGACCGAGCTGGTGGCGGCGCAGGAGGAGGAATCCGCGCTGAGCACCGACACCGAGGTCGCGCCGATGGTCAAGGACGAGGTCGGTGCCGACGACATCGCCGACGTCATCTCGGCCTGGACCGGCATCCCCGCCGGGCGGCTGCTCGAGGGCGAGACCGAGAAGCTGCTGCGGATGGAGGACGTCATCGGGCAGCGGCTCATCGGGCAGCGGCTCGCGGTGCGTACCGTGAGCGACGCGGTCCGCCGCGCCCGCGCTGGCATCTCCGACCCGGACCGGCCGACCGGCTCCTTCCTCTTCCTCGGCCCCACCGGGGTCGGCAAGACCGAGCTCGCCAAGAGCCTGGCGGACTTCCTCTTCGACGACGAGCGGGCGATGGTCCGCATCGACATGTCGGAGTATGCCGAGCGGCACGCGGTCGCGCGCCTCATCGGCGCACCCCCCGGGTATGTCGGGTACGACGAGGGCGGGCAGCTCACCGAGGCCGTCCGGCGCCGGCCCTACTCGGTCGTGCTGCTGGACGAGGTGGAGAAGGCCCACCCGGAGACCTTCGACATCCTGCTGCAGGTGCTCGACGACGGCCGGCTCACCGACGGCCAGGGGCGCACCGTCGACTTCCGCAACGTCATCCTCGTGATGACCTCCAACCTGGGCAGCCAGTTCCTCATCGACCCCACCACCGACGAGGCCACCAAGCGGGAGCAGGTCATGAGCGCGGTCCGCGCCACTTTCAAGCCCGAGTTCCTCAACCGGCTCGACGAGGTCGTGATCTTCGACCCGCTCAGCCAGGACGAGCTGGCCACTATCGTCGGGCTCCAGGTGGCCGAGCTGAGCCGCCGGCTGGAGGGTCGCCGGATCTCCCTCGAGGTGACCGACGCGGCCTCCCGGTGGCTGGCCGAGCGTGGCTTCGACCCCGCCTACGGGGCCCGGCCGCTGCGCCGCCTGGTGCAGACGCAGATCGGTGACCGCCTGGCGCGGGCGCTGCTCGCCGGGGACGTCCGCGACGGCGCGACGGTGGTGGTCGACGTCGATCCGGACGGTGGCGACCTCGTCCTGCGCTGA
- a CDS encoding ZIP family metal transporter, whose product MALALAVTVLAGLSTCVGGWLGTRRAALRTGVMAVALCFAAGVMITISVGEIAPSALSGLSGVVGDRTALLSVMVAMALGAATVHLVCHVMPHRFSPAETGGGQDLRRVRSGELDVGLLRTGLMLAAVVGLHNLPEGLATLVATLDDPTVGVVLAAAIAIHNIPEGMVVAAPIYAATGSRARAMLWAAASGLAEPVGAVLGYLVLQALLPDGWIDLSLALVAGMMIAVSVVELLPTARRHAGSRHALVLGFVAGAAVMLLSLALLRL is encoded by the coding sequence GTGGCGCTGGCGCTCGCCGTCACCGTCCTGGCCGGGCTGTCGACCTGCGTCGGTGGCTGGCTGGGCACGCGCCGTGCGGCGTTGCGGACCGGGGTGATGGCGGTTGCCCTCTGCTTCGCGGCGGGGGTGATGATCACCATCTCGGTCGGCGAGATCGCCCCGTCTGCCCTGAGCGGGTTGTCCGGTGTCGTCGGCGACCGCACCGCCCTGCTCTCCGTGATGGTGGCGATGGCCCTGGGCGCCGCGACCGTGCACCTCGTCTGCCACGTCATGCCGCACCGGTTCAGCCCGGCGGAGACGGGGGGCGGGCAGGACCTGCGTCGGGTCCGTTCCGGCGAGCTCGACGTCGGCCTGCTCCGGACGGGACTGATGCTCGCGGCGGTCGTGGGGCTGCACAACCTGCCTGAGGGTCTGGCGACGCTCGTCGCCACCCTGGACGACCCGACGGTGGGGGTGGTGCTCGCCGCGGCCATCGCCATCCACAACATCCCCGAGGGCATGGTCGTGGCGGCCCCGATCTACGCCGCGACCGGCAGCCGTGCCCGGGCCATGCTCTGGGCGGCAGCCTCGGGGCTGGCCGAGCCGGTGGGCGCGGTGCTGGGCTACCTCGTCCTGCAGGCTCTGCTCCCGGACGGCTGGATCGACCTGTCGCTGGCGCTGGTGGCCGGGATGATGATCGCGGTCAGCGTCGTCGAGCTGCTCCCCACCGCACGCAGGCATGCCGGGTCTCGCCACGCCCTGGTGCTCGGTTTCGTGGCGGGCGCGGCCGTGATGCTGCTCTCGCTCGCCCTGCTGCGGCTCTGA
- the pstC gene encoding phosphate ABC transporter permease subunit PstC, which produces MNAPAPPTRRERGPAKAVRRPGDLFFSGASVGSAVVILLILAGVAVFLAVEAMPALTASADEISGGRGFWRYVAPLVFGTVVASLIAMVLATPVAVGIALFVSHYAPRRLGKSIGFVIDLLAAVPSVVFGMWGMAVFAPRLVPLFEWLERYLGFIPIFADSSTTGRTLLTASIVLAVMILPIITSVSREVFLQTPRLHEEAALALGATQWEMIRTAVIPFGMPGVIGGTMLGLGRALGETMAVAIILAPGIFTWNFIGNGNSTIPAEIALNFPEAAGLRLSELIAAGLVLFVITLGVNLFARWIVDRRAEFSGAN; this is translated from the coding sequence ATGAACGCCCCTGCCCCTCCCACGCGGCGTGAGCGCGGCCCGGCGAAGGCGGTGCGGCGACCGGGCGACCTCTTCTTCTCCGGCGCCTCCGTCGGCTCCGCCGTCGTCATCCTGCTCATCCTGGCCGGCGTCGCCGTCTTCCTCGCGGTGGAGGCCATGCCGGCCCTCACCGCCTCGGCCGACGAGATCAGCGGTGGCCGCGGGTTCTGGCGCTACGTCGCCCCCCTCGTCTTCGGGACCGTCGTCGCCTCGCTCATCGCGATGGTGCTGGCGACGCCGGTCGCCGTCGGCATCGCGCTGTTCGTCTCGCACTACGCGCCGCGCCGGCTGGGCAAGAGCATCGGCTTCGTCATCGACCTGCTCGCGGCGGTGCCCTCGGTCGTCTTCGGCATGTGGGGCATGGCGGTCTTCGCGCCGCGCCTGGTGCCGCTCTTCGAGTGGCTGGAGCGCTACCTCGGCTTCATCCCGATCTTCGCGGACTCGTCCACGACCGGGCGCACCCTGCTGACCGCCTCCATCGTGCTGGCGGTGATGATCCTGCCGATCATCACCTCGGTCTCGCGCGAGGTCTTCCTCCAGACGCCGCGCCTGCACGAGGAGGCCGCGCTGGCCCTCGGCGCTACTCAGTGGGAGATGATCCGCACCGCGGTCATCCCGTTCGGTATGCCCGGGGTCATCGGCGGCACGATGCTCGGCCTCGGGCGCGCCCTGGGGGAGACGATGGCGGTCGCCATCATCCTGGCGCCGGGCATCTTCACGTGGAACTTCATCGGCAACGGCAACTCCACCATCCCCGCCGAGATCGCCCTGAACTTTCCCGAGGCCGCCGGCCTGCGGCTCTCCGAGCTGATCGCCGCCGGCCTGGTCCTCTTCGTCATCACCCTCGGCGTCAACCTCTTCGCCCGCTGGATCGTGGACCGCCGCGCCGAGTTCTCGGGAGCCAACTGA
- a CDS encoding ATP-binding protein, which translates to MPRRRNPFRPSFGASPRVLAGRGDLVEEFDAALDEGPGSPMRSVLLSGPRGMGKTVVLNELEDRARARGWHVIRLPEGPGLLVELERSVLPALLAEHDPAAEQRRVTGGAISAVGSLTTETTDTYPVDQSVSTMLARLVQIAESHGSGVLLTLDEVQAAPIEDVARLASAYQHLVRDEREVAFVGAGLPSGIGTLLDQHGSTFLRRAERVDLGPLREEEVRDAAVQTVRTAGRVISAEATERLGAIAHGYPYLLQLVGYQAWRAAGDAEVITHGDVEGTLPVVVDRMSRLVHTPALRGVPQGQLDYLEAMALDDGPSSTGEVAERLGVSKQHGGVIRGRLMDRELIVPAGHGLVDVALPYLREHLRRR; encoded by the coding sequence ATGCCGCGTCGCCGCAACCCCTTCCGACCGAGCTTCGGAGCCAGCCCGCGGGTGCTGGCCGGGCGTGGTGACCTGGTGGAGGAGTTCGACGCGGCCCTCGACGAGGGCCCCGGGTCGCCCATGCGGTCGGTCCTGCTGAGCGGGCCCCGCGGGATGGGCAAGACCGTGGTGCTCAACGAGCTGGAGGACCGCGCGCGGGCGCGAGGGTGGCACGTCATCCGGCTCCCCGAAGGCCCGGGGCTGCTGGTCGAGCTGGAGCGCAGCGTCCTGCCGGCGCTGCTCGCCGAGCACGACCCCGCCGCGGAGCAGCGCCGGGTCACCGGGGGTGCGATCAGCGCGGTGGGCTCACTGACCACGGAGACCACCGACACCTACCCGGTCGACCAGAGCGTGAGCACCATGCTCGCCCGCCTCGTGCAGATCGCCGAGTCGCACGGGAGCGGCGTGCTCCTCACGCTGGACGAGGTGCAGGCCGCGCCGATCGAGGACGTGGCCCGGCTGGCCTCGGCCTACCAGCACCTGGTCCGGGACGAGCGGGAGGTCGCCTTCGTCGGCGCGGGGCTGCCCTCGGGCATCGGGACGCTGCTGGACCAGCACGGCTCGACCTTCCTGCGGCGGGCTGAGCGGGTCGACCTGGGGCCGCTGCGCGAGGAGGAGGTGCGCGATGCCGCGGTCCAGACCGTGCGCACTGCCGGGCGGGTGATCAGCGCGGAGGCGACGGAGCGGCTCGGTGCCATCGCCCACGGCTACCCCTACCTCCTGCAGCTCGTGGGATACCAGGCCTGGCGCGCGGCGGGCGACGCCGAGGTCATCACCCACGGCGACGTGGAGGGCACCCTGCCGGTGGTCGTGGACCGCATGAGCCGGTTGGTCCACACCCCGGCGCTGCGCGGGGTCCCGCAGGGCCAGCTGGACTACCTGGAGGCGATGGCGCTCGACGACGGTCCCTCGTCGACCGGGGAGGTCGCGGAGCGGCTCGGCGTCAGCAAGCAGCACGGGGGAGTCATCCGCGGCCGCCTCATGGACCGGGAGCTCATCGTGCCGGCCGGGCACGGCCTCGTGGACGTGGCCCTGCCCTACCTCCGCGAGCACCTGAGGCGCCGGTAA